In Vibrio hippocampi, the following are encoded in one genomic region:
- the urtB gene encoding urea ABC transporter permease subunit UrtB, producing the protein MFADYTSAELTAIFAMQGFAGLILFSVFVLMALGLAIIFGQMGVINMAHGEFMILGAYITYLTSQFFSTSLPSLFDGYFFVAMLLAFLVTAALGALVEWLMIRHLYKRPLDTLLATWGLSLILQQLYRTVFGAREVGVSLPDWLMGSYAITDIIEVPINGIFVMGLTIIITICVYLLMQKSRLGKQTRAVVQNRPMAAAVGINTERVDRYTFALGCGIAGVAGSAFTMVGSTGPTAGQLYIVDTFLVVVFGGASSLLGTVASAFTISQAQSTMEFFLSGSMAKVLTLLIVVGILMLRPQGLFSLKVRR; encoded by the coding sequence ATGTTTGCCGATTATACCAGCGCTGAGCTAACCGCCATTTTCGCTATGCAGGGATTTGCCGGTCTTATTTTATTTTCTGTATTTGTTCTTATGGCTCTAGGGCTTGCCATCATCTTTGGTCAGATGGGTGTAATTAACATGGCGCATGGTGAATTCATGATCCTCGGTGCTTACATCACTTATCTTACTTCACAATTTTTTAGTACCAGTTTACCTAGCCTATTTGATGGTTACTTCTTTGTGGCCATGCTATTGGCCTTTCTGGTAACCGCAGCTTTGGGAGCTTTGGTTGAGTGGCTAATGATTCGTCACCTATACAAACGACCACTCGATACTTTATTGGCTACCTGGGGTTTAAGCTTAATCTTACAGCAGCTTTACCGTACTGTCTTTGGTGCTAGAGAAGTGGGGGTAAGCCTACCGGATTGGTTGATGGGCTCTTATGCGATTACCGATATCATTGAAGTGCCAATCAACGGCATCTTTGTTATGGGCTTAACGATCATTATTACCATTTGTGTTTACCTGCTAATGCAGAAATCGCGCTTAGGTAAGCAAACTCGAGCGGTAGTACAAAACCGCCCTATGGCTGCGGCTGTGGGGATTAATACTGAGCGGGTAGACCGATACACTTTTGCTTTAGGTTGCGGTATTGCCGGTGTTGCAGGCTCAGCCTTTACAATGGTGGGCTCAACAGGTCCGACAGCTGGTCAGCTATACATTGTTGATACTTTCCTAGTGGTGGTATTTGGTGGTGCGTCTAGCTTGTTGGGTACGGTTGCTTCGGCCTTCACCATTTCCCAAGCGCAATCAACCATGGAGTTCTTCCTCAGTGGCTCGATGGCGAAAGTTCTTACCTTGTTAATTGTTGTTGGAATATTGATGCTGCGTCCTCAAGGTTTATTTTCACTTAAAGTGCGTCGCTAG
- the urtA gene encoding urea ABC transporter substrate-binding protein: protein MQKLNSLGVSKQLRRRVLKGMLALPAAMLISQLSYAANPSTAEVNTTGLAVTDDTVKVGILHSVTGTMAISETGSVQAEKLAIEQINAMGGVLGRKIEYIQEDGASDWPTFAEKSKKLLVKDKAAAVFGCWTSASRKAVLPVFEQYNGMLYYPTFYEGLEQSPNVIYTGQEATQQIIAGIDWVTEAKGAKSFFLLGSDYIWPRTSNKIARKHIEKLGLKVVGEEYYPLGHTQFNSVINKIKLKKPDVIYAIVVGGSNVAFYKQLKAAGIDMTKEKPLVLTISVTEDEILGIGGENIQGAYAAMKYFQSLTLPNNQEFVAAFKARWGDDIVIGDVTQAAYLGPWLWKAAVEKAGSFDIDKVRAASPNLELTTAPEGYVKVHENHHLWSKTRIGHAQSDGQYQIVYETDELIEPNPFPKGYQ from the coding sequence ATGCAAAAACTCAACTCTTTAGGCGTTAGCAAACAGCTACGTCGCCGCGTTCTCAAAGGAATGTTGGCATTACCCGCCGCGATGCTGATTTCTCAGCTTAGCTACGCTGCGAATCCAAGCACCGCTGAAGTGAATACCACGGGTCTCGCGGTTACCGATGACACGGTAAAAGTGGGTATTTTACACTCGGTTACGGGTACCATGGCGATCAGTGAAACTGGTTCGGTGCAGGCTGAAAAATTGGCGATCGAACAAATCAATGCCATGGGAGGAGTACTAGGTCGTAAGATTGAATACATTCAAGAAGATGGTGCCAGTGATTGGCCTACCTTTGCGGAAAAATCGAAAAAGCTATTAGTAAAAGATAAGGCGGCGGCTGTATTTGGCTGCTGGACTTCAGCTTCACGCAAGGCGGTATTGCCAGTATTTGAACAATACAACGGTATGCTTTATTACCCCACTTTCTACGAAGGGTTGGAGCAGTCACCTAATGTAATTTATACCGGTCAAGAAGCCACACAACAGATTATTGCAGGGATTGACTGGGTGACGGAAGCAAAAGGAGCGAAAAGCTTCTTCTTGCTAGGCTCAGATTACATCTGGCCTCGAACATCTAACAAGATTGCCCGTAAGCACATTGAAAAACTCGGTTTGAAAGTGGTGGGCGAAGAATATTACCCACTGGGTCACACTCAATTTAACTCGGTAATCAACAAAATCAAGCTGAAAAAACCTGACGTTATCTACGCAATTGTCGTGGGTGGCTCTAACGTCGCTTTCTATAAGCAGCTTAAAGCCGCTGGTATTGATATGACTAAGGAAAAACCGTTGGTGCTTACCATTTCGGTCACCGAGGATGAAATCCTAGGTATTGGAGGTGAGAACATTCAAGGCGCTTACGCAGCGATGAAATACTTCCAAAGCTTAACCCTTCCTAACAACCAAGAGTTTGTCGCCGCCTTTAAAGCTCGTTGGGGCGATGACATTGTAATTGGTGATGTTACACAGGCGGCTTACCTTGGTCCGTGGTTGTGGAAAGCAGCGGTAGAAAAAGCGGGATCTTTTGATATTGATAAAGTGCGAGCCGCTTCACCTAACCTTGAGCTAACGACTGCGCCGGAGGGTTATGTGAAGGTTCATGAAAACCATCACTTATGGTCTAAGACACGAATTGGTCACGCACAATCGGATGGTCAGTACCAGATCGTCTATGAAACCGATGAGCTGATTGAGCCGAATCCTTTCCCTAAGGGTTATCAGTAA